One window from the genome of Grus americana isolate bGruAme1 chromosome 2, bGruAme1.mat, whole genome shotgun sequence encodes:
- the BET1 gene encoding BET1 homolog, with translation MRRAGLGDGAPAGNYGYTSSGYSVYEEENERLTESLRTKVSAIKSLSIEIGTEVKNQNKMLSEMDNDFDSTGGLLGATMGRLRMLSRGSQTKLLCYMMLFALFVFFVIYWIIKLR, from the exons ATGAGGCGCGCGGGGCTGG GCGATGGAGCACCTGCTGGTAACTATGGCTATACCAGTAGTGGATACAGTGTTTacgaagaagaaaatgaaaggttaACAGAAAGTCTGCGTACAAAAGTCAGTGCCATTAAATCA ctttccATTGAAATTGGAACAgaagttaaaaaccaaaataaaatgttatcagAAATG GATAATGATTTTGACTCTACGGGTGGACTTCTGGGTGCAACTATGGGCAGACTGAGAATGCTCTCCCGAGGAAGCCAGACAAAGCTGTTATGCTACATGATGCTCTTTgcgttgtttgttttttttgtaatatactGGATTATTAAACTGAGGTGA